The proteins below are encoded in one region of Apium graveolens cultivar Ventura chromosome 4, ASM990537v1, whole genome shotgun sequence:
- the LOC141719132 gene encoding uncharacterized protein LOC141719132, which produces MTCFKCKQKVHYSNECPTSKVDVTCFRCRRKGHVARDYRGPAMAASVPKILALPPPPQQGQPKARTFNMIIKEAVHSPSVIAGTLSVNAVNAKVLIDFGAKRSFNSEEFIDKIYCEMQRLGETIILKLANDDQVPVDRVCPECDIEIARHHFSIDLIPFKLAEFDVILRIDWLVGNNAQIDCANNKVKLRTADNATVIFRSEKQQKKFLTMMQT; this is translated from the coding sequence ATGACATGCTTTAAGTGTAAACAGAAAGTGCACTACTCCAATGAATGCCCAACAAGCAAGGTAGATGTTACATGTTTTCGGTGTAGGAGGAAAGGGCATGTTGCCAGGGATTATAGAGGGCCAGCGATGGCAGCTAGTGTTCCAAAAATATTGGCACTACCTCCACCACCACAGCAGGGTCAGCCTAAAGCTAGAACCTTTAATATGATAATAAAGGAAGCTGTGCATagtccaagtgtgattgcaggtacgctttctgtgaATGCGGTTAAtgcaaaagtattgattgattttgGAGCAAAGAGATCTTTTAATTCTGAAGAATTTATTGATAAGATATATTGTGAAATGCAACGGTTGGGCGAGACGATAATAttaaaattagcgaatgacgaccagGTTCCTGTAGATCGGGTATGTCCAGAATGTGATATCGAAATAGCAAGACATCATTTCTCAattgacttgataccttttaagttagcagagtttgatgttattctacGAATAGATTGGTTAGTcggtaataatgctcagattgattgtgcgAACAACAAAGTGAAATTACGAACCGCGGataatgcaacggtaatatttagAAGTGAGAAACAGCAGAAAAAGTTCCTGACAATGATGCAGACTTAA